In Kineosporia sp. NBRC 101731, the DNA window GTACTCGCGGGTGGCCCCGCCGACGGTGCGCTGCACCAGCTCGACGAACCTGCCCACGCCGTGCTGCTCGTGCACCACGTTGTCACCGGTGCTGAGCTGCATCGGGTCGACCACGTTCTTGCGGCGCGCCGGCATCCGGCGCATGTCCTTGGTGGTCGAGCCGGGGGCGGTGCTGCCGGTCAGGTCGGTCTCGGTGAGCACCGCGAACTTCAGCGCGGGAGCGATGAACCCCTGCGGCAGACGGCCGGTGCCGACCGCCGCCACCGACGGCGCCGGGGGCTGCGAGAGGTCGTCCACGGTCACCGCGGCCAGGTCGGCCTCGGTCAGCATCTCCACGACGCGCCGGGCCAGGCCACTGCCCTCGGTGATCACCGCGACCCGCCAGCCGTCGTGCAGCCAGCCACCGATGTCGGCGATGGTGCGCTCGCGGTCACCGCGGTACGGCTCCGGGGCCACCACCTCGGGCACGAACACGACTGCACCCTCGTCGCCCTCGTCGTGCGCGGCCTGACCGGTCTCGTCCAGACCGAACGGCGAGATGGTCCACCAGGGCAGGCCCTGCTTGAGGGCGTGCGCGCGCACGTCGGCCAGCGCCCAGAACGAGCCCGTGCCCAGCACCGGCTCCAGATCGATCGGCACGGCGCTGCCCGCGGCCGCGCTCAGCCAGCTCGCCTGGAGGAATTCCTCGCTGGTGGCAACCAGGTCGTGGGCCCGCGCGCGGATCCGCTCCGGGTCGGCCAGCACCACGTGGGTGTGGGCCGGCAGCACGTCGAGCACCGACTCCATCGCGTCGACGAGCACCGGGGTCAGCGACTCCATCCCCTCGACCGCCACCCCGGCCGCGACCTTGCCCAGCAGGTCGGCCACGCCGGGCAGGCGCTCGGCCAGCTCGGCCGCGCGCGCCCGGACATCTTCGGTCAGCAGCAGCTCGCGGCACGGCGGTGCCCACAGACCGGTCTCGGCGACGTGCAGACTGCGCTGGTCGGCGACCGCGAAGTAGCGGATCTCCTCCACGTCGTCGCCCCAGAACTCCACCCGCAGGGGGTGCTCCTCGGTGGGCGGGAAGACGTCGAGGATGCCGCCGCGCACGGCGAACTCGCCGCGGCGCTCGACCAGGTCGGTGCGGGAGTACGCGGCGGCGGCCAGGCGCTCGACCACCTCGGTCAGCTCGGCCTCCTGCCCCGCGTGCAGGGCGACCGGCTCGAGGTCGCCCAGACCCCGCACGACGGGCTGGAGCACCGCGCGCACGGGGGCCACGACCACCTGCACCGGGCCGTGCTCGTCGGTCTCGGGGTGGGCCAGACGGCGCAGCACGGCGATGCGCCGGCCGACCGTGTCGCTGCGCGGGCTCAGGCGCTCGTGCGGGAGCGTCTCCCAGGCGCCGAACTCGGCGACGGCGTGCTCGGGCAGAAAACAGCGCAGCGCGGCGGCGAGGTCCTCGGCCTCGCGGCCGGTGGCGGTCACCGCCAGGACGGGTCGCCCGCCGCCGCCCGGGGCGGGGCCGGCCAGCGCGGCGATCAGAGGGGCGCGCAGACCGGCCGGGCCGGTGAGGTCGAGCAAGGGCTCGCCGCCCTCGCGGGCGATCCGCAGAACGTCGCTCACGGCACGGTCGGCGGTGAGCAGGTCGAGGATTCCGGTGAGGCTCATGGCTCCGGGGGGTTGGCACTAGGGTTTTGCGAACAGCGTCGTCGCGTCTTGGCGAACAGCACAACGCGCCGGGCTGCACGGGCAGTCCGGGGCGTTGTCAGCTTACGGCGAATTCTCCGGCGCCGCCGGAGCCGAGCGCCCGAGCCACCCCGGGTGATTTCCGCAGGCCGGGAGCCGGTCGGCCGGTTGCTACCCCGATCTGAGCGACAGTTGAGGGGCAGATTCGGGAGTTCGGCACAGCACTCAGACGGCCATCAGAATTTCTGGACCCTGGCGCAATTGCGGCCGACTCATAAAATGATCCGGATCGGAAACGCACCCGGCACGGGGCCGGGCATTACGGCGGGTCGAATCCCCTCGCGGGAAAGAGACGCTGGGCATCTGTGGAGGGGGCACGTGCACGATCCCGCGTACGAGAGATCACTGAAGGTCGTCTACGATCGGATCGCACACAATTTCAGCCGCGCCGAACCACGGAAGCGCGCCTGGAACTATCTCGTCGATCTACCCAGGGCACATACCGCCGGTCTCCGGCGGGGCGAGACGGTCGGTCATTATTCCGGGGAAATTCGTGCCGACGGTGTGCAGAGATTGCTCACCTCGGCCCGTTGGGACGAGTTCTCCGTCCGGGAGGAACTGCGCGCCATTGCGATTCAGGCGGGCGGCCGCACCGGCGGCACCCTGTTCCTCACCGAGATCGCCTTCCCCAAAAAGGGCCGCAACGCGGTGGCGGTCGAACGTCAGTACAGCCACGACACCCAGCGCGTGGAGAACTGCCAGATCGGTCTGCTGCTCTTCTATCTGACCGCCGACCGGCAGGCATTCCTGATCGACTCCGAGCTGTATCTGCCGCCCGCGTGGGTGAGCGATCCGCAACGCCGGGAGCAGGCCCAGATCCCGCCCGAAGTGGTTTACCGCAGCAAGTCCGCGATCGCGGCGGAGATGATTCGCCGGGCCTGGGAAAGTTCCATCCGCCCGGTCTGGGTGGCCTGCAATCTCGTGTGCACCGAGAAGACCATCCTTCATCGCCTGCTACGGCGTTACGGGGTTCAGCACCTGGTGGCGGGCAGTGCCGGCGAGATGCAGGCCGGTGGCGTCGGACGGGCGATCACCGACGAGTCCGGCCAGCCCAACGGCACCACCCCGATGCCACCGGGGCACGAGATGCTCCAGTTACGCAACACGGTGCTGCACCGCTTCTCCACCCGCAGCTCCGACCCCTCGCGCATCGAGATGTCGTACCTGATGCTCTCGGGCACCAGCCGCAACGCCCGGGCCCGGTCGTACTACACGGCCTACCTGCGCCCCCACGCAGGCCTGGCCGAGGTGGTACCCATCGTGCAGCTGATCGAGGGAGCCGCCGCGCACTGCCGGGCGGTCAAGCAGAAGACCGGGCTGGGCCACTACGAGGTGCGCAGCTGGCGGGGCTGGTACCGGCACGTCACGCTCGCCTCGGCCGCCCAGATGGCGCTCGAGCTGGCCCGGCACGACAACTCGGCCGATCTGCGACCGCAGTACGTGGACCTGCGCGACGTGGCCTACGCGGCAGGGGGTAAGGGTCAGGCGGTCTGAATTCGAGATGAAGGACGCCGTTGAGCCCCGGTCCCCCGGGTCACCGACGGTCCGCCCGGGTCGGGGACAGTTTGCATGATCACGGCAGTGGAGGGGCCCCTGAGGGGGCGCCCCTTCTCCTGGTCGTGATCATGCCATCCCCCAACCTCAGCTCAGCGGGCGTTGACGCGCCTCTGGGAGGCTCGACGACGTCCTCAATTCTGGTGTCAGCCCGCCCGTAGGGGCGTGTGGGCCGGGTCGACCTGCTCGCCCTCACGCACCGGGCCGGGCGCAGTGCCGTCGCCGAAGGGACGGCCGCCGAGCTGCTCGCGGTGGTGCGGTGTGAGCCAGTTGTCCAGGGCCGGGCCGGACGGCACGATCTTCGTCGGGTTGATGTCCTCGTGCACCACGTAGTAGTGCTTCTTGATCTGGTCGAAGTCGATCGTGTCACCGAAACCCGGCGTCTGGAACAGGTCTCGCGCGTAGCCCCAGAGAGCCGGGAACTCGATCAGCTTCTGCCGGTTGCACTTGAAGTGCCCGTGGTAGACCGGGTCGAAGCGGGCCAGCGTGGTGAACAGCCGCACGTCGGCCTCGGTGATCGTGTCTCCGACCAGGTAGCGCTGGTTCGTCAGGCGCTCCTCCAGCCAGTCCATCGCGTCGAACAGGCGCTGGTAGGCCCGCTCGTACGACGTCTGGCTACCGGCGAAACCGCAGCGGTAGACCCCGTTGTTGACATCCTTGAACACCTTCAGCGCGACCTCGTCGATCTCGGCCCGCAGGTGCTCGGGGTAGAGCTGGGGCGCTCCCTCGCGGTGGTACTGCGTCCACTCGGTGGAGAGGTCGAGGGTGATCTGCGGGTAGTCGTTGGTGACCACCTGCCCGGTCGGCACGTCGACGATCGCGGGAACGGTGATGCCCCGCGGGTAGTCGGGGAACCGGGCGAAGTAGGCGTCCTGGATGCGGGGGATGCCCAGCACCGGGTCGACACCACCCTCGTCGAGGTCGAAGGTCCAGCTGCGCGCGTCGTGGGTGGGACCGCAGACGCCCATCGAGATCGCGTCCTCCAGGCCCAGGAGCCGGCGCACGATGATCGCCCGGTTGGCCCATGGGCAGGCCCGCGCCACCACGAGGCGGTAGCGCCCCGGTTCGACCGGGTAGCCCTCGGCGCCGTCGCGGGTGATCCGGGTGGTGATGTAGTTGGTGTCGCGCGTGAATTCCTGCCCGGAGGTCACGTAGGCACCGGCCGTCGAGGTGGACGCGTTCGAGTCGTTGCTCACGCAACTATTCTGCATCAGCCCTGGCCCGCCCGCGACCCTTGGAGTTTCGTAACAGTCCCTTCACCCCACTGTTCAATATCTTCTCTACTTTCTATAGTGTCCCGATGGACTTTGATCCGCTCATGGCTGCGGCCGCCTTCGGCATCGGCATCGTGGTGGGCCTCACCGGTATGGGCGGCGGCGCACTGATGACGCCGGTGCTCGTGCTGTTCTTCGGGGTCACGCCGATGGCCGCGGTCTCCAGCGACCTGGTGGCGGCCGCGGTGATGAAGCCCGTGGGCTCGTGGGTCCATCTGCGCCGCGGCACGGTGAACCTGTCACTGGTCGGCTGGCTGTGTCTCGGCTCGGTACCGGCGGCCTTCGGCGGCGTGCTGGTGGCCCGGGCGTTCGGCAGCGGCGAGTCGGTGCAGCACGGCATCAAGATCGCGCTCGGGGTGGCCCTGATCATCGCCGCGGCCGGGCTGGGGGTGCGGGCCTATCAGCGGTTGCTGGAGCGGGCCGCGCGGCGCGACGGCCGGGCCGCTCCCCTGCCCGCCGAACGGCCCGACGTGGTCGCGCGGCCCGTGCCCACGGTGATCATCGGGGCTCTGGGCGGGCTGATCGTCGGTATCACCTCGGTGGGTTCCGGATCGCTCATCATCATCGCGCTGATGGCTCTCTACCCCACGCTCAAGGCCAGTCAGCTCGTCGGCACCGACCTGCTGCAGGCCGTGCCGCTGGTCTTCTCGGCGGCGATCGGGCACATCCTGTTCGGTGACTTCCAGCTCGACCTCACGCTGGCCCTGATCGTCGGCAGCGTGCCCGGCGCCTGGCTGGGCGCGCAGCTGTCCACCCGTCTGCCCGGTGGCCTGGTGCGCCGGGCCTTGGCCTTCGTGCTGCTCGCCTCCGCGCTGAAGATGTTCGGCGTCGGCAACGCCGAGACCGGGATCGCCCTGGCCTCGTTCCTGGTGATCGCTCCCGTGGCCTGGATGCTGCTGCGCCGCCGTCACGGTTTCCCGGCCCTGCCCCAGCCGGGTGAGGACGACGAGGAGGAGCAGACCGCACCGGATCCGGCCGGTCCGGCCGATCCGGTGCGGTCCGCCCCCGCTCGCTAACGCGCCTGGTAGTGCGCCGCCACCGCCGCCGCCGACAGGGCGGTCGGATAGACGGCCACCTCGTCGACGCGTCCGGCGAAGAACCGGCTGCTCGGTGCGGACGGCCAGCTGTTCAGGTTGTCCCCGCCGACGCGCCAGTACCCGTCGTACGACTGGTTCGTCGTGGTGGTGTTCTGCCCCTGCAACTCACCGTCGACGTACAGCCGCATCCCGTTCGCACCCTGGGTCCCGACGACGTGGTGCCAGCCGTCGTCGTTCAGCGGGGCGGTGCTGGTGAGCGTGGCGAAGCTGCCGGTGTACACGCCGAACGTGATCCGGCCGTTGTCGGTCATGTACAGATGTTTGTCGTACTGGCTGCTGACAGCCGGGTTACCGCTGAAGTCGAGCCCACCGCGGTTGTTGCCGAACCCGACGATCCGGCCACCCGATCCGGTGGTGGTGCGCACCCAGGCCTCCACCGTGAAGGTCGACGGTGAGGGGCGGGTGACCTCGCTCGACACATACCCGGTGCTGCGGTCGAAGGTGACCGCCGGGTTGCCCGCCACCGCACCGGACTGACCGTGCGTCACGCCGCCGGCGAAGGTGCCCGCGTCGAGCTGCGCCGAGCTGTCCGCCGCCACCGGCCCTGCCGACTGCCCGAGCCGCCAGTACAGCGAGGGCGAGTCGGCCTCCACCGCGGACTGGTAGGGCGGGACGGTGGTCGCCACCGTGACCGCGGTCGAGGTGGCCCGGGGGCTCGCCCCGGTGCCGTTGGCCTGGGCGACGTCCACCGCATAGGTGTGGCTGCTGCCGTTCGCCAGACCCGTGTCCTCGAAGGAGGCGACCGGCCGGCGCCAGAACAGTGAGTGCACGTCCTGCGTCGCGATCGGTGTGGTGCCGTTGTCGCGGTACAGCCGCACGACCAGATCGGTATCGTCCAGGTCGAGCGGTGACTGGACGAAGACCGAGATCCGGCCCCCTCCCCGGGCCACCGCCACCGGCACGGCCGGGCGGGCCGGCCCGGCGACCGGGCTCGCCGTCGGAGAGAACCGGGTGAAGCCCTGCTGGGCTACGTTGTTCACGGTGGTGAACTCGCCGCCGACGAAGATCTGGGTGCCGTCGGTGGCCAGCACCCGCGGGCCCAGACCGGCCCCGGTGCCGCCGTTCGTGTTCGGGTACCAGCTACCTACCGCCCCGGTCCCGGTCGACCGGGCGAGCAGGTGCCGCGACAATCCGTTCGACCACCCGATCTCGGGGAAAGCATCAGGATCGAAGGCGGTGTCGGCGCTGCAGTCGTGCGCGTGGGATCCGGTGTAGAGAAGACCGTTCAGCACGGCGATCCCCTGGGTGGCGCCGAGACAGCGGCTCACCCACTTCAGCGAGCCGTCCGACTGGTTCGCCGCGAACGTCCCGTCGAAACAACCACCCCCGGAGCCCTCGGCCCCGAAATAGACCGAGTCCGCGTCCACCGTGACCGCTTTGATCTGCACCGAGCAGGCGCTGCTGGCCGTGGGAATCACCGAGCCGGCCCCGAACGGCTCCAGTGTGCCGTCGGTCGCGTTCAGCGCCCCGGCCCGGTCGTACGTCACGTCGCCGTCCAGGCTGTCGAAAGCGCCTGCCACGTAGAGCTTGTCTTCTGCGGCCGAGAGATCGAGGCCGTAGACCACACCGTCGGCCGAAGCGTTGAACGCCGTGACCGTCGCTCCGGTCGTGGTGTTGACCCGGGCCAGCCGCAGCCGGGAGACGTTGTTCACCCGACCGAACCCACCGCCCAGGTAGACGGACGAGCTGCCGGCCGAGACGGCGTAGACCCGGTAGTCGGCAACCGGGGCCCAGCTGGTGAGACTGCCGGTGGAGGTACTGAAAGCGGCCACCCGGCTGCGGCCCGTACCGGCGGCCGAGGTGAAATCGCCGGCGACGTAGAGCGTGGAACCGTCCGGGCTGACGTCGAGCGAACGCACCAGACCGTTCAGGTTCGCGTTGAACGAGGTCACCAGGGCGCCGGTCGCGGCGTTGAAGGCAGCCAGGTAGTTGCGGGTGGTCTCATTCGTGCCGGAGGCCGCCCCCGGTGGCCTCACCCGGGTGAAGTCTCCTGCGACATAGACATTTCCGTTGGCGGCGGCAATGGCGCGCACCACCCCGTTGGTTTGCCAGCTCGGCGCGGCCGACCCCGGTACAGAACCCTGTACCGCGTGCGCGGGGCCGGCCGGGACGAGAGCGACGGAGACCGAGGACAGAAGTCCCACGGCGAACAATGACAGGCGTCTGAATCCGTTCATCGACGAACCCCCAGTTCACCTACGGCCGGCGTCTTCACCCGGCCACATGCACGAAAGGTAGCTCTCGGCGAACGAACCCGGACACGCTTTGAGGTTTTTGGTCAGACGGCGCTGAGCTGCCGGAACGTGCGCACGAGCAGCCGGAGATCGAAGAGGACGTTGAGCAGTGCCAGGATCCCGTAGACGGCGAGGAAGACCTTGGGGGCGCCGAGCAACAGGAAGGCGAGGCAGAGCGTGCCGTAGTCGACGGGCAGGAGCAGCAGTCCGCGCATCAGCGAGTCACCGGTCTCGGCCGGGCGCCCGCCGGCCTGGGCCCGCAGCAGCTGGTCACGCAGCATCGAACCGAAAGCCAGTGCCACATAGGCAGTCAGGAAGACCAGCGGAAGCAGCAACATCCAGCCGGAGAGGTCCGGGACGAATCGGTAGACGCTGATGGCCACGGCCGAGTGCAAGAGACAGGACTTCACGGCGTCCACCACATGGTCGAGCCATTCCCCGACCGGCGAACCGCCACCACGCAACCGGGCGAGCTGACCGTCCGCGGAGTCAAACGCGAAACCGGCCAGTAATGCGAAAGAAACCAGTACCCCTAGCCACCAGGACGGTTCGACCAGCATCACGGCGACCACACCCACCAACGAGAGAGCCGCACTGATCGCCGTCAGACGGTTCGGCGTCCAGCCCCGCACGAACGAGGCCGCCGCCAGGTATCCCCCCAGCCGACGGTTCACGAATCGCAGGTAGGCGGGCGTCTGAGCCTTGGGCTTCTGGGCGAACCGCAGCCGCGAGACGGCCTCGGCGTAGGTGAGGACGGGAGCCGGAGGATCGGCGGAGACGACCATGAGAGCACTCCTGAGGCGAACGTGACACCGCCCGGTGTCACTGAAAAGCGGGTGAACGGCGTCAAACACACAAAGGGCCTAGATCATGAACTAATGGTTGACAGGACACGAATCCTTGATCTTCCCTGAGGGGGAGCCGCCCGGGAGGACGCGGAAGTCGCCATTGACGGGGGTGACGCAACCTCAAGGTACGACAAAGTTAGGGAAAAGTACTCCAAACGGTCATTCGGGCGTTTACAGTCAATCCACAGCTCAGCGTCGGGCGCTCACCGCAGATCGCCAGATCGTCGAAAAAGGAGCAGTCACCGCGTAGAGCGGTGCCGGACAACGTCTTTGGGGATGAGATGACTCTGCGGGTCGGCTATGCGCCGGGTGTCTACGACATGTTTCACATCGGACACCTCAACATCCTCCGGCACGCCGCGGCCCGCTGCGACCGCCTGATCGTCGGCGTGGTGTCCGACGAGATGGCCTTCCGGGCCAAGGGCCGGATGCCCGTCGTCCCGCTGATCGAGCGGCTGGAGATCGTCCGCAGCATCGCCTGCGTCGACGAGGCCGTGGCCGAGGTCAAACCCGAAAAGCTCGACACCTGGCAGGATGTCAGATTCGACATCCTGTTCAAGGGCGATGACTGGCGGGGCACCCCGAAGGGCGACAAGCTCGAGCGGGACTTCGCCTCGGTGGGTGTGGAGATCGTCTACTTCCCTTACACGGTGCACACTTCCAGCAGCATGCTGCGGAAGGCACTGGAAAAGATGCTGAGCCCGGCCACGGCGTCCGCAGCGGCGGAGAGCTGATCGCGGGTGACCACCACGCACTCCTCGTCCGGCAGTCAGACCGTGACGGTGGGCCAGGTTCTGCACGCCCTGCGCCGCCGGGTCGGCATCTTGCTGCTGTGCACGGTGGCCGGCGGTCTACTGGCCGCCGCCTGGTCCACCACGGCTTCACCCAGCTATTCGGCCGGTTCCGTCGTCAAACTCGCCTCGCTCCCGGATAATCCGCTCACCACCAGCGCGGGGGCGGTGCGGGCGGTGAACCCCGCGACCGAGGCCGAAGTGGTGACCTCCAGTTCGGTCGCCGCCGGCGCCGCCGACCTGATGAAGAGCGACCTGTCGGCGGCCGATCTGATCTCCCGGGTGAAGGTCACCAACCCGGCCGACAGTCAGGTGCTCCGCATCGCCTTCACCGCGACCTCCCCCGAGCGGGCCGCTCAGGGAGCCAACGCCTTCGCCCAGGCATACCTGAACTACCGGGCCGACGCCATCGAGGCCCAGATCAACGCGCTGGACAAGGAACTCAGCCGGCAGATCGACGATCTGACGCAGCAGCAGGAAGAGGCCCAGAACCGCGCCATCACCAGCACGAACGAGGTCACCCGGGCCAATGCCAAGGCCCGCGTGACCTCACTGAGCAGCGTGCTGCAGCAACTACGGGGCCAACGGGCCCAGCTCGGCGGCGCCTCCCGGCAGGCCGGTGAACAGGTCGGCTCAGCCCAGCCCCCGTCCGCCGCCTCCGGCATCGGCCGCCCCGTGCTGCTCGTCGCCGGCCTGGCCATCGGCCTGGTCGGTGGCCTGGTACTGGCCCTGCTGCGTGACCGCACCGATCAGCGGGTGCGCGACCGCGAGCAGGTCGAGTCCGAGCTCGGTCCGGTCATCATCACCGAGATCGCCACCCGACGGGGAAAGTCGTCCCCGGGAACCGAGACCGAGGCATTGCGACGACTCGGGGCCGTGGTGGCCGCTCCGCTCAACGCGGCCCGGATGAGCCCGGTCCTGGTCATGCCGGTGCGGGGCAACGACTCCTCCGACCTGGTCGCGAAGCTGACCGAGGCCGTCGGCACCCACACCCGCACCGTGCTGCTGTGCGCGGCCGACGCCGTCGCCCTGAACGGGAGCGCGCTGGAGTTCTCGCCGAACCGGCGAGGTCTGGTGCGTTCTTTCGGTGCGGAGGACGCGGTCAAGGCCGGTACCGATCTCACCTCCCTGGCCGGCGATGCCGACGTGGTGCTGGTGGACGGCATCAATGTCACCGACCCGAGCACCGCGCTCATGCTCGCACCGTCCTGCTCGGCCGTCCTGCTGGTGATCCGGCGCAAGGTCACCCGCCTGCCGGAGATCACCGCCACCGTGCGCGAACTGCGTCACGCCGGGGCCCAGGTACACGGTGTGATCCTTTTGCCGTCCCGCCCGGCCCGCCGGGCCGGTCATCCGGTCGGAGCGCATGTACGGCCGATGCCCCTGCACGAATCCGGCCGGGTCGCAGACCGTAGGACCAGCATCGAGTCTTCGGTTGGGCCCTCGGTCAAGCCTTCTGATGAGCCTTCGGTTCGGCCCTCCGCCGGGCCTTCCGGTCAACCCTCGGTTCGGCCCTCGACTGAGCGCTCAACTGAGTCCTCGACCGGGCTCTCGGTTGAGCCCGCCGCCGAGCCCTCGA includes these proteins:
- a CDS encoding transposase yields the protein MHDPAYERSLKVVYDRIAHNFSRAEPRKRAWNYLVDLPRAHTAGLRRGETVGHYSGEIRADGVQRLLTSARWDEFSVREELRAIAIQAGGRTGGTLFLTEIAFPKKGRNAVAVERQYSHDTQRVENCQIGLLLFYLTADRQAFLIDSELYLPPAWVSDPQRREQAQIPPEVVYRSKSAIAAEMIRRAWESSIRPVWVACNLVCTEKTILHRLLRRYGVQHLVAGSAGEMQAGGVGRAITDESGQPNGTTPMPPGHEMLQLRNTVLHRFSTRSSDPSRIEMSYLMLSGTSRNARARSYYTAYLRPHAGLAEVVPIVQLIEGAAAHCRAVKQKTGLGHYEVRSWRGWYRHVTLASAAQMALELARHDNSADLRPQYVDLRDVAYAAGGKGQAV
- a CDS encoding CDP-alcohol phosphatidyltransferase family protein, whose protein sequence is MVVSADPPAPVLTYAEAVSRLRFAQKPKAQTPAYLRFVNRRLGGYLAAASFVRGWTPNRLTAISAALSLVGVVAVMLVEPSWWLGVLVSFALLAGFAFDSADGQLARLRGGGSPVGEWLDHVVDAVKSCLLHSAVAISVYRFVPDLSGWMLLLPLVFLTAYVALAFGSMLRDQLLRAQAGGRPAETGDSLMRGLLLLPVDYGTLCLAFLLLGAPKVFLAVYGILALLNVLFDLRLLVRTFRQLSAV
- a CDS encoding adenylyltransferase/cytidyltransferase family protein, translating into MTLRVGYAPGVYDMFHIGHLNILRHAAARCDRLIVGVVSDEMAFRAKGRMPVVPLIERLEIVRSIACVDEAVAEVKPEKLDTWQDVRFDILFKGDDWRGTPKGDKLERDFASVGVEIVYFPYTVHTSSSMLRKALEKMLSPATASAAAES
- a CDS encoding LamG-like jellyroll fold domain-containing protein — its product is MNGFRRLSLFAVGLLSSVSVALVPAGPAHAVQGSVPGSAAPSWQTNGVVRAIAAANGNVYVAGDFTRVRPPGAASGTNETTRNYLAAFNAATGALVTSFNANLNGLVRSLDVSPDGSTLYVAGDFTSAAGTGRSRVAAFSTSTGSLTSWAPVADYRVYAVSAGSSSVYLGGGFGRVNNVSRLRLARVNTTTGATVTAFNASADGVVYGLDLSAAEDKLYVAGAFDSLDGDVTYDRAGALNATDGTLEPFGAGSVIPTASSACSVQIKAVTVDADSVYFGAEGSGGGCFDGTFAANQSDGSLKWVSRCLGATQGIAVLNGLLYTGSHAHDCSADTAFDPDAFPEIGWSNGLSRHLLARSTGTGAVGSWYPNTNGGTGAGLGPRVLATDGTQIFVGGEFTTVNNVAQQGFTRFSPTASPVAGPARPAVPVAVARGGGRISVFVQSPLDLDDTDLVVRLYRDNGTTPIATQDVHSLFWRRPVASFEDTGLANGSSHTYAVDVAQANGTGASPRATSTAVTVATTVPPYQSAVEADSPSLYWRLGQSAGPVAADSSAQLDAGTFAGGVTHGQSGAVAGNPAVTFDRSTGYVSSEVTRPSPSTFTVEAWVRTTTGSGGRIVGFGNNRGGLDFSGNPAVSSQYDKHLYMTDNGRITFGVYTGSFATLTSTAPLNDDGWHHVVGTQGANGMRLYVDGELQGQNTTTTNQSYDGYWRVGGDNLNSWPSAPSSRFFAGRVDEVAVYPTALSAAAVAAHYQAR
- a CDS encoding sulfite exporter TauE/SafE family protein, with product MDFDPLMAAAAFGIGIVVGLTGMGGGALMTPVLVLFFGVTPMAAVSSDLVAAAVMKPVGSWVHLRRGTVNLSLVGWLCLGSVPAAFGGVLVARAFGSGESVQHGIKIALGVALIIAAAGLGVRAYQRLLERAARRDGRAAPLPAERPDVVARPVPTVIIGALGGLIVGITSVGSGSLIIIALMALYPTLKASQLVGTDLLQAVPLVFSAAIGHILFGDFQLDLTLALIVGSVPGAWLGAQLSTRLPGGLVRRALAFVLLASALKMFGVGNAETGIALASFLVIAPVAWMLLRRRHGFPALPQPGEDDEEEQTAPDPAGPADPVRSAPAR
- a CDS encoding glutathione S-transferase C-terminal domain-containing protein; its protein translation is MSNDSNASTSTAGAYVTSGQEFTRDTNYITTRITRDGAEGYPVEPGRYRLVVARACPWANRAIIVRRLLGLEDAISMGVCGPTHDARSWTFDLDEGGVDPVLGIPRIQDAYFARFPDYPRGITVPAIVDVPTGQVVTNDYPQITLDLSTEWTQYHREGAPQLYPEHLRAEIDEVALKVFKDVNNGVYRCGFAGSQTSYERAYQRLFDAMDWLEERLTNQRYLVGDTITEADVRLFTTLARFDPVYHGHFKCNRQKLIEFPALWGYARDLFQTPGFGDTIDFDQIKKHYYVVHEDINPTKIVPSGPALDNWLTPHHREQLGGRPFGDGTAPGPVREGEQVDPAHTPLRAG